In Canis lupus familiaris isolate Mischka breed German Shepherd chromosome 9, alternate assembly UU_Cfam_GSD_1.0, whole genome shotgun sequence, a single window of DNA contains:
- the PNMT gene encoding phenylethanolamine N-methyltransferase: MSAAAPSPAAGAAPDAAPDAAPDAARGREAVASAYQRFEPRAYLRNNYAPPRGDLSSPDGVGPWKLRCLAQTFATGEVSGRTLIDIGSGPTIYQLLSACTHFEDITMTDFLEVNRQELGLWLREEPGAFDWSMYSQHVCLIEGKGESWREKERQLRARVKRVLHIDVHQPQPLGAGNLAPLPADALVSAFCLEAVSPDLPSFQRALDHITTLLRPGGHLLLIGALEESWYLAGEARLVVVPVCKEEVMEALVRSGYEVRDLRTYIMPACLQTGVDDVKGIFFAWAQKKEGV, translated from the exons atGAGCGCGGCAGCCCCGAGTCCCGCTGCGGGCGCGGCCCCCGACGCGGCCCCCGACGCGGCCCCCGACGCGGCCCGGGGCCGGGAGGCTGTCGCCTCCGCCTACCAGCGCTTCGAGCCGCGCGCCTACCTCCGCAACAACTACGCGCCCCCCCGGGGGGACCTGAGCAGCCCCGACGGCGTCGGGCCCTGGAAGCTGCGCTGCTTGGCGCAGACCTTCGCTACCG gtgAGGTGTCTGGACGCACCCTCATCGACATTGGTTCAGGCCCCACCATATACCAGCTGCTCAGCGCCTGCACTCACTTTGAGGACATCACCATGACAGATTTTCTGGAGGTGAACCGCCAGGAGCTGGGGCTCTGGCTGCGGGAGGAACCCGGGGCCTTCGACTGGAGCATGTACAGCCAGCACGTCTGCCTCATCGAGGGCAAGGG TGAGTCCTGGCGGGAGAAGGAGCGCCAGCTGCGAGCCAGGGTGAAGCGGGTCTTGCACATCGATGtgcaccagccccagcccctgggtgCTGGGAACCTGGCACCCCTGCCTGCCGATGCCCTGgtctctgccttctgcctggagGCTGTAAGCCCAGaccttcccagcttccagagggCTCTGGACCACATCACCACCCTGCTGAGACCTGGGGGCCACCTCCTCCTCATCGGGGCCCTGGAGGAGTCATGGTACCTGGCTGGGGAGGCCAGGCTGGTAGTGGTACCCGTGTGTAAGGAGGAGGTGATGGAGGCCTTGGTTCGTAGTGGCTACGAGGTGCGGGACCTGCGCACTTACATcatgcctgcctgccttcagacAGGTGTAGACGACGTCAAGGGCATCTTCTTCGCCTGGGCCCAGAAGAAGGAGGGGGTGTGA
- the TCAP gene encoding telethonin, whose product MATTELSCQVSEEDRERREAFWAEWKDLTLSTRPEEGCSLHEEDSQRHETYHRQGQCQALVQRSPWLVMRMGILGRGLQEYLLPYQRVLPLPIFTPTKMGAAKEEREDTPIQLRELLALETALGGQCMERQDVAEITKQLPPVVPVSKPGAPRRSLSRSMSQEAQRG is encoded by the exons ATGGCCACTACAGAGCTGAGCTGCCAGGTGTCCGAGGAGGACCGCGAGCGCCGAGAAGCCTTCTGGGCTGAATGGAAGGATCTGACGCTGTCCACACGGCCTGAGGAGGG TTGCTCTCTGCACGAGGAGGATTCTCAGCGGCATGAGACCTACCACCGGCAGGGCCAGTGCCAGGCGCTGGTGCAGCGTTCCCCCTGGTTGGTGATGCGTATGGGCATCCTCGGCCGCGGGCTGCAGGAGTACCTGCTGCCCTACCAGCGGGTGCTGCCACTGCCCATCTTCACCCCCACCAAGATGGGAGCCGCCAAGGAGGAGCGCGAGGACACCCCCATCCAGCTGCGGGAGCTGCTGGCCCTGGAGACGGCCCTGGGTGGCCAGTGTATGGAGCGCCAGGATGTGGCCGAGATCACCAAGCAGCTGCCCCCTGTGGTGCCTGTCAGCAAGCCCGGTGCCCCTCGTCGCTCCCTGTCCCGCTCCATgtcccaggaagcacagagaggctga